The stretch of DNA ATTAAAACATACCATAACCGATATAATTAAAGTGTAAAGGTGTTCAATATACATTGGGCAACAGTGTTGGAAAGATATATGGCAATTATATTTCCCATATTTAAGTGCATCTGTATATGCGGTGTACAGTGCAAACCAAGTGCTGCATTTATCAGTAGATGTATCTCTAGAGGAGGATAGCGGTTGTCATGGTAACCGTCACAAATGGCGACTGACGTCAGGCAAGGAGAAACAGCATAGCACATCATTCACATCAGACCTAACAAGAGCTTACACTAAACCTAAACTGTACAATAGTTTCTTTTTATTACATCTGCTTCTTCTTTACCAGTCTATACATAATTTTTAACAGAGATGTGAAAACACCTCAAATAttcattatatattatattgcctataattttaattttaaaattaattcaAATTCAAAGTCCTGGTGCTTCTGTTTAATGTTAAACCAATAAACTTTGTTGAAATAAATAGCAAGGACACTTGTGTAATGTATCACagcaaatgttttaattttctttatttcaaCTCAacagatttatatatataaaacaatgAATTTATAAAAGTGATAAAACAATACATGACATCACTGCTACACAAATAATGTCATACATTAGGTACATGAAAAAGAAGCAATATGATATTTAGATCAACTAAATCTGTCCACATTTAAGATACTAGCTCATTAAAAATgcgtattttattttatataagctGTGACACAAATAGCTCATCTGTAATATCAGTATAAAGAGTAATGGTGTTGTTTATCAGTAGAGGTCAGCACTGAGCTATgagacttttatttattttttttagctaTGAGACTTTAATGACAGCATACTGGGCATAAGCTGCCACTGCAGgatttttagtatttttatttttactgaaataaGGATGAGAGTATTGAACTTCATCCTTATCATCCGACTCTTCTCTCTTCTTCAGTTCTGAATTCTTGGCCGGTCCATGGATATTTGAATACAAAACTTCATTCTGAACAAAGGTTAAACAGTtgacaaaacattacaaaaaaaaaataactcagtacattaaagttttgttcATGATACTTTGGCAGATATAGCAGTTATTACTGAACATTTATCAGGgtgaaatatttattaaatactttacaaacaaacaaaagtgtTCTGTTATTGATGTGATTGTAAAAACAATGGGTCATGTGATCTAAAGATATAAAGTGACCCATATGTGTAAAATCCAATATCTTTTATTTGGCTAATGATATGAGTCTtgtgtgtatgtattttatttacaacataaCTAAACATACTGttcacactgcacctttaaacaaagtcatttttatattttacctgTGTGTTCGCCTCGTTTCCTGCAGGACGTCTGAAGTTTTTCCTTCTGTGTAAAAATGGCAAACAAAAAGATGACATCAGATATGTGAAAGGAAGTGATGTAAAGAGCATGATCAATGTTACGTCCAGTATATACTGTTTATATATTACAAAGAGGAAGTCCATACTGAAGGGGGAGAACAAGAAGGATGTAAGTGACATTTTGGCtgaaatatatatatcaaatgaaagctcatAAGAAGCTCCAAATGACACAAGTGATTgcttaataatttttaaattgatttaaagATTTATAGAAAGTAAGATCAAACCATGATAATGTCACTTCTGGTTCTCACCCCTTGACACATTTAGTACATAACCAAAGAGTATGCAAGTACTGGGACATATTCATGATTTCTTATGTAATGTTCACTTAATTTTATTCAGTAAATCACTATTTTATTGATTAATTCAATGTGTCATCACTAAACTCCTCCCTATCATAATAATTAATATCAACCAGTCGATCTGGACTTTTACCATCCAAGTACTTTAAGCATACTATATTGAGACAAACTAATATTAAGTGCAGATATTATTTAATGCAGATGAAGACTCACATCCTCCATACAGCTGCAGAGATCAACATCAGAATCAGAAGAATGAGTAAAGATAAGAGAGAGATGATGAATCCACGTCTGTCAAACATCACATCTGACTTTATTCCTGAAATAATCAGAGACTTTAAAACTCAAACCTCTCTGTTGTTTATTAAATATGATTCAGCTCTATGTATTGTGCTGTAATCCAGGggttaaaaaaagacaaaaatgaaaTCAAATTCACACCTTTCAGTCGTATAACTGTGCTGTTCTGAGAGCCGATTGTGTTTGTAGCTTCACAATAAAAGAATCCAGTGTTTCCAGTCTTCACAGTCAAACTTTGACCTCGTCCCAGTATCTGACCAGTATCAGAGGTTTTAAACCAGTTATATTTGGGTTCTGGATGAGCATCACTGCTGCAGGTCAGATTCACGTCACCCGTCTCCAAATATCTGACTGATGCTGTTGTGTTTCTGGGAGCATCTGCAGCATTCACAAGAGTCATGATACAGTTTGATAAGTTTATATTTCTTCTTAATAAATCTCAGGTTTACTCACAGAGGACATTGATGTCTTTCTCAGCGGATGGGAATGAGTTATAATCTGTAAGAGCACAGGAGTATCTGCCTGTATCTTCAGGACCAACGTTTAGTTTATTGTTGGAGTGTTGAAGAtttaaaagctgtttgtttttgTACCAGATGAAGTTGAGTTTGTTTGATGGACAGCTGCTGCTGGTCTTACAGGTCAATGTGATCTTCTGACCTTCAGTAATCCTCTCACTACTCACTTCCACCTGAAGATCTACACAAATATCCATCCATAACTCTCTTTCAATACATACATTTGAATTCATGGACACCACAGAACATTAAAAGTATtacttcaataaataaataacacttACCTATCACATATACAGTAACATTTTTAATACTACTGCCaaatctctgggtctggctaAAGTAATATGTGCCAGCATCTGCCTTTGTTAGACTCATAATTGTTAAGTAAGAATAATGGTCAGTGTTATTTCTTCTGTATTTATGCGTTGAGGtcatgttgatgtttttgttcGCATTATTTGATCTCTTTCTCCACATGTATGGAGGTGATGGACATCCACTGAACTGTCTGCATTGTAAACTCATCGTCACATCTGAATCCACAGGAGCACAGATCACATCATTTGTCTCTGTGTCCATGAATACACCTGAAACATAAACAATTATTTACACTCACACCATCACTTTACCAACAAATACAAAGAATATAAACAATTCAATGAATCTTACCTTTCAGATACAGGAGATAAAGCGCTATCAGACTTATTGGATACATGACAGTTTCGTTCAGTGTTAATTGGACTAACTTCACCCTATGAAGACATCGACATAAAAGATTATAATAATCGTACtgcttattaaaaataatatctCAATACAAAAGTCAAAGAAACTCACAGAAAAAAATGAGCAATATCTGATATATTTTTCAATCTTCATGTGTCTATCGTGGAAACAAACTTGTCCACACACCCACAAATACATATTGCACAATGAGATAATTCTCACAAAACCACGTTTCCGTTTCCATTTTAACTCATGTCAGAGTATAACAGTAAGTTTAAAAATAACTAGTAGGCTAAGTATTAACACaggaaatgtatttatttataaaccatgaAGATAAAATAGAGGAAGAAAATAATTCCGCATTTCAGACCATAATCCACAAGTGACCAACACACAGTCTGTAAACCAGCACAATCCAGCGGGATCTCACAGCGCCACCTGCTGATGATGACAGGATCATAATTGAACCGTATAAGTGACACaagaaataaacaataaataataagCAAAGTTAAAGTTGAGTTTATGAAACTAAAAATGATTTTATAGGAAACAAATGAAAGTTTTTTGTTATAGgattttttatgtgtttataaAAAAGATATTTGTGTGTGAAAGGTCAACAGGTGGCGCTG from Paramisgurnus dabryanus chromosome 14, PD_genome_1.1, whole genome shotgun sequence encodes:
- the LOC135740800 gene encoding B-cell receptor CD22-like — protein: MDICVDLQVEVSSERITEGQKITLTCKTSSSCPSNKLNFIWYKNKQLLNLQHSNNKLNVGPEDTGRYSCALTDYNSFPSAEKDINVLYAPRNTTASVRYLETGDVNLTCSSDAHPEPKYNWFKTSDTGQILGRGQSLTVKTGNTGFFYCEATNTIGSQNSTVIRLKGIKSDVMFDRRGFIISLLSLLILLILMLISAAVWRM